The Deltaproteobacteria bacterium genome has a window encoding:
- a CDS encoding DUF2177 family protein, translated as MNAMFFLKLYFLTIPVFFLVDIIWLGYVAKRFYRSNLDFILSPDVNWPAAICFYLIYIMGILFFAVSPALERESLARALLWGGLYGFFTYATYDLTNMALIKGWPLKVVVVDIGWGVVLCAVVAASSFRIARWLV; from the coding sequence ATGAACGCAATGTTTTTTCTAAAGCTCTACTTCCTGACGATACCGGTCTTTTTCCTGGTGGATATCATTTGGCTGGGTTACGTGGCAAAGCGCTTCTACCGCAGCAATCTGGATTTCATTCTGAGTCCAGACGTCAACTGGCCCGCGGCAATTTGCTTTTACCTGATATATATCATGGGGATTCTTTTTTTTGCTGTATCCCCGGCACTGGAGCGGGAATCCCTGGCAAGGGCCTTGCTGTGGGGCGGACTTTACGGTTTTTTCACCTATGCCACCTATGATTTGACCAATATGGCCCTGATCAAAGGCTGGCCTTTGAAAGTTGTCGTGGTTGATATCGGGTGGGGGGTAGTCCTGTGCGCAGTGGTTGCCGCTTCCAGTTTTCGCATTGCCAGGTGGCTCGTATAG